Below is a window of Georgenia soli DNA.
TCGGCCGCGGTGGCCGCCCACCGGATGGGCGTCGCGACCACGCACCGGCCGTGGACCTCCGCCGAGGTCGCGGTGGACGCCCTGCTCGCGGCGGACGTCGTCGTCTCCACCGTGCCCTCCGGGGTGGCGGACGACGTCGCCGCCGCACTCGCCGCCCGCCTGGACGGCAGCGAGGACGCCCTGGCCGGGGCGGTGCTCCTGGACGTGGTCTACGACCCGTGGCCGACGCCGCTCGCCCGCGCCTGGCGGGAGGCCGGTGGGGCGATCGCGCCCGGCTGGGCGATGCTGCTCCACCAGGCGGAGGCCCAGGTGCGGCTGTTCACCGGCCGTGATCCTGACGTCGCGGTCATGAGGGCGTCCCTGCTCGCCGAGCTCGACCGCCGCCACGCCGGCCGGGCCGTGTCGGACTCACCGGTCGTCTTCGACCTCGCGCGCCGTGGCTGAGCGTTCGCGCCCGGACGCCGACAGCGTCCCGGCTGAGAAGCTGCCGTCCGCCGTCGACGGCGTCCGGGCGGACCAGTCGCGGGCGGGAGCGGGAGCGGGAGCGGGGGTGCGGGCGGGGGCGGACGGAGCCCCGACGGACCTGCCTCTCGACGAGGCCGACAGTGCCCCCGCCGTCACGGAGGAGGAACCTTCCGGGATCCCCGCGGGGACGTTCACACCGGCACTCCTCACGGCGGCCGGCGTCGTCGCCGTGCTCGCCGCCGCCGCGCTGGTGGGGCAACCCTGGCCCGTCGTCGTCGCCGGTGCCGGACTTGCCGCGCTCGGACTGCTGCTGACGGTGATCGACGTCCGCACCCACCGTCTGCCGGACAAGCTCGTCGGTCCCGGAGCGGTGTGGCTGCTCGTCATGCTGACCCTCGCCGCCGTGGTCGAGGGCGACCTCTGGGCACTCGGCCGCGTGGTCCTCGCCGGGGTGGTCTCCGCGCTCGGGTACCTCGTGCTCGGGCTCGTCCGCACCGGCGGGCTCGGGCTCGGAGACGTGAAGCTGGGCGGCGTGCTCGGCCTCTGGCTGGGCTGGTTCGGCTGGTCCGCGGTGCTCGCCGGGCCGATGGCCGCGTTCCTGCTCGGCGGGGTCCTCGCGTGCGTCCTGCTGCTGGCGCGCCGGGCCGGGCGGAACTCCGAGTTCGCCTTCGGACCGTGGATGATCCTCGGGGCGGCTCTGGCCACGGCCGGGGCGCTCACCGGGAACCTTCTCGTCTGAGCGGTCGCACCTGCTGGTCGCCGCCGCGGTCGTACCCGGTCGCCGCCGTAGTCGTACCCGCGGGTCGCCGCCGCGGTCGCACCCGCCGGTCGCCGCCGCGGTCGTACCCGCGGGTCGCCGCCGCGGTCGCACCCGCCGGTCGCCGCCGCGGTCGTACCCGCTGGTCGCCGCCGCGGTCGCACCTGCTGGACGCCGCCGCGGTGCCCCCGCCCGGCCGTGGCAGGATCGCCTCATGCTCAGATGGTTGACGGCAGGGGAGTCCCACGGCCCGGCGCTGGTCGGCGTGCTCGAGGGGCTGCCCGCCGGTGTGCAGGTCACCACCGAGGACATCCAGGGCGCGCTCGCCCGGCGGCGCCTCGGTCACGGGCGCGGTTCGCGCATGAAGTTCGAGAAGGACGAGGTGCGCATCCTCGGCGGGGTGCGCCACGGCGTCAGCATGGGCGGACCCGTCGCGATCGAGATCGGCAACACCGAGTGGCCCAAGTGGGAGACGGTCATGTCGGCCGACCCCGTCCCGCCGGAGGCGCTCCTCGTGGACGCCGGCACCGGCGACGAGCGTGAGGTCGCCCGCAACCGGCCACTGACCCGCCCCCGGCCCGGCCACGCCGACCTCGTCGGCATGCAGAAGTACGACCTGCGGGACGCCCGGCCCGTGCTGGAGCGGGCGAGCGCGCGGGAGACCGCCGCGCGTGTGGCCCTCGGGACGGTCGCCGCCGCGTTCCTCGAGCAGGTCGCCGGGATCCGGCTGGTCTCCCACGTCGTCGCCATCGGTCCCGTGGCCGTGCCCGACGACGCCCCCGTGCCCGGACCCGACGACGTGACCGCGCTCGACACCGACCCCGTGCGCTGCTTCGACCCCGCGACCTCGGCCGCCATGGTGGCCGAGATCGACCAGTGCCAGAAGGACGGCGACACCCTCGGCGGCGTCGTCGAGGTGCTCGCCTACGGCGTGCCCCCGGGCCTGGGGTCGCACGTCTCCGGCGACCGGCGGCTCGACTCGCGCCTCGCCGGTGCCGTCATGGGCATCCAGGCCGTCAAGGGCGTCGAGATCGGTGACGGGTTCCGCACGGCCGCGCGCCGCGGGTCCGCGGCCCACGACGAGATCGTCCCGGGCCCCGACGAGCGCCTGCGCCGGGCCACCAACCGGGCCGGCGGCACCGAGGGTGGCATGAGCAACGGCGAGGTCGTGCGCGTGCGCGCGGCGATGAAGCCCATCTCCACGGTCCCGAGGGCGCTCGCGACCGTGGACGTCACCACCGGCGAGCCGGCCCGCGCGATCCACCAGCGCTCCGACGTCTGCGCGGTACCGCCGGCGGCCGTCGTCGCCGAGGCGATGGTGGCCCTCGTGCTCGCGCAGGCCCTGCTCGAGAAGGTGGGCGGTGACTCGGTCGGGGAGTCGGCGCGCAACCTGCGCAGCTACCTCGACGCCATCCCGGAGCACCTGCGGTGAGCGGCACCCGCCCACGCGTCGTCCTTGTCGGACTGCCCGGAGCGGGCAAGACCACGGTCGGCCGCCTCCTCGCCGGCGCCCTCGACGTCGACTTCGTCGACACCGACCTCGAGGTCGAGCGGGCCGCCGGCACCAGCGTGCCCGAGTACTTCCGCACCCACGGCGAGGCCAGCTTCCGCGAGCTCGAGCACGACGTCGTCGTCCGGATGCTTGCCCAGCACGACGGCGTCCTTGCCCTGGGCGGCGGCGCCGTCCTCCACCCGGGCACGCAGGAGGCCCTGCGCGGCCACACCGTCGTGCTGCTCGACGTGGCCGCCGAGCGTGCGCTCGCCCGCGTCTCGCTCTCCGGGGAGCGTCCGCTCCTGGCCGGCGACCCCGCCGGCCGGTTCGAGACCCTGCGCCGCGACCGGCTTCCCGTGTACGAGCGGGTGTCCACCCTCACCGTGAGCACGAGCGACCGCCGGCCGCAGGACGTGGCCGCCGAGGTGCTGCGCGCCGTGTGGGGCGCAGCCGCCAGCCTGCCGGCGGACGTTCTCGCCCGCCTCGACGCGGCGGCCTCGGGGCCGGCCCTCGCTGCGACGCCGACCCGCATCCCGGTCACGGGCACGGCCGGCTACGACGTCGTCGTCGGGCGCGGACTCGATGACGAGGTGGTCCGTCTCGTCGGCGAGGCGTCCCGCGCCCTGCTCCTTCACGCGCGGGCCACCGCGCCCCTCGCACGCCGTCACGCCGCGGCTCTCGAGGCGGCAGGTGTGACCGCCGTGCTGCACACCCTGCCCGACGCCGAGGACGCCAAGACCCTCGAGGTCGTCGCCCGGTGCTGGGACCTGCTCGGTGACGAACGCTTCGGCCGGGAGGACGTCGTCGTCGCCGTCGGGGGAGGGGCCACGACGGACGTCGCCGGGTTCGTCGCGGCCAGCTGGCTGCGTGGCGTCCGCCTGGTCAACGTCCCGACGACGTTGCTCGGCATGGTCGACGCCGCGGTGGGCGGGAAGACGGGCATCAACACCGCTCACGGGAAGAACCTCGTCGGCGCGTTCCACCCGCCCGCCGGCGTGGTGTGCGACCTCGACGCGCTGACCACGCTCCCGGTCGCGGACCTGCGGGCCGGGCTGGCGGAGGTGGTCAAGGCCGGGTTCATCGCGGACGAACGGATCCTGAGCCTCGTCGAGGCCGACGGCGGGCTCGCCGCGCAGGACCCGGGCTCGGACGTGCTGCGCGAGCTCGTCGAGCGGGCCGTCGCCGTCAAGGCCCGCGTGGTGGGGGAGGACCTCCGCGAGGCCGGCCTGCGGGAGATCCTCAACTACGGCCACACCTTCGGTCACGCCGTCGAGCGGACGGAGGGGTACCGCTGGCGCCACGGTGACGCGGTCGCCGTCGGCATGGTCTTCGCGGCCGAGCTCGCGCGCGCGGCAGGGATCCTCGCCGCCGACGTGGCTGACCGTCACCGCAGCGTCCTGGGGCTCCTCGAGCTGCCGACGACGTACCGCGGCGGCCGGTGGGCCGACCTCCACGACGCGATGGCCCACGACAAGAAGGTCCGCGGCAACGTCCTGCGCTTCGTCGTCCTCGAGGACGTCGCCCGGCCCACCGTGCTGCGGGGCCCTGCGCCCGAGCACCTGGAGGCGGCGTACGCGGCGGTCACCGGTGCGCGCCGGTCCGGCCCGGGCCCCAGCGCCCAAGGCGCAGAGCCGCAGGAGCACGAGCAGCCGCTACGGTGATCCGGTGAGCAGCCCAGCGAGTCCAGATCTCTCGTCGACCTCCTCCTCCGCGGGCGGCACCGCCGGACCGCAGGTCGTGCTCGTCGGACCTCCGGGGGGCGGGAAGTCGACCGTCGGGGCACTCGTGGCGCAGCGGCTCGGTGTCGCCTTCCTCGACACCGACGAGATGGTCGCCGAGCGCGGCGGGGCTCCGGTCGGCGAGCTGATCGTCGACCTCGGGGAGGAGGCGTTCCGCGCGCTCGAGCGAGACGTCGTCGCGGACGCGCTGAGGTCCGACGGTGTGCTGGCGCTCGGCAGCGGCGCCGTCGAGGACGCCACCGAGAGCCTCCAGCGCTACGCCTCCGCGGGCGGGACGGTCGTCATGCTCGACGTCTCGATGGCGGCCGGGGTGCCGCGGGTGGGGCTGAACGCGCCTCGCTCGGTCGCTCTCGGCAGCGCCCGCGCCCAGTTCGCCGCCATGGCGGCGGCGAGGCGCCCGTCCTACGAGCGGGTCGCCGGGACGGTGGTGGACACGTCGTCGCTGACGGTCGACGACGTCGCGGCGGCGGTCCTGGCCACCATCGGGCACTCCTGAGACTGCCTTGATCCGGCTGGATCAAGGCGGGTGCCTTGCCTCCCCGCCCGCGGAGCTTGTGTAGTTCGGCGTCGCCCCGCCGACGCCGGGTCGGATGCTTCCGTCGCGCCGCCCCCTCAAGGCTGCGCCTTTGATGTGCTGACATCAACGCTGTAGCCTTCAGGAATGTTCGTCGTGACGGCCGACCAGCACGCCAGCAGGCGGCGCGGCGACAAGGTCCCGGATCTTCTCGAGCGACTCGCTCCCTGGGAGGAGGCGCACCGCGACGGCGTCGCGCTGCCCCTCGAGCGAACCGTCGGCGACGAGGTCCAGACGGTCCTCAGCACCGCCGAGGCGGCGCTCGACCTCGCCCTCCATCTCGTCCGCCTGCAGGACTGGGCCGTGGGGATCGGCGCCGGTGCCGTGCACGAGCCGCTCGCCGAGTCCTCCCGCGCCAGCTCGGGCCCCGCCTTCGTGCAGGCCCGCACCGCGGTCGAGCGGGCCCGTGGCCGCGGGGAGCCGATGCCCGTCGTCGTCGTCGGCGACCATCCAGAGGCGGCCGGCGACGCGTCTGCGCTCGTCCAGCTCCTCGCCGCCGTCGTCCGCCGGCGTTCCGCAGCGGGGTGGGAGGTCGCCGACCTGCTCGGCCCGGGGGTACGCCAGAAGGACGTCGCCGCCACGCTGGGGATATCCGAGCAGGCGGTCAGCCAACGGGTACGGTCGGCCCTGCTGGAGGAGGAGCGTCGGGTCCGCCCGCTGGCAGCCAGGCTCCTGCGCCGCGCCGCGGGGGAGAAGGAGGACGTGTGAGTTCCACCACCGCCACGGTGCTGATCGTGCTCGCGGTGCTCGCCGCGTCCGTCCTGGTCGGGCGCGTGCTCGTGTGGGCGGTGCTGAGCCGGGTCGAGCCTGGACCGGCCGTGCCCGGGGTGCTGCGCGGAGGCGCGTGGATCGGCATGCTCGAGCGGCTCGCCATCACCGGCTCCGTGCTGGTCAACTTCCCCGAGGCGGTCGCCGTCGTGCTGGCGGTCAAGGGGCTCGGCCGCTACCCGGAGCTGCGCGAGGCGCACCCGGACCGGCGCAGCCCGGCCGCCGAGCGGTTCATCATCGGCACGCTGGCCAGCTACTCCTGGGCGGGCCTGTGCGGCGTCGTCGGCATGCTGCTGCTCGGCACGGTATCCTGACGGGCGCCGAGCGGCCGGGTGACCAGATGCGTCAACGGGCCGCCGTTCCCCACACGAAATCGACATAGAGGACGGCCCACGCATGGCTTCGACCAACGACCTCAAGAACGGCATGGTGCTCGTGATCGACGGGCAGCTGTGGTCCGTCGTCGAGTTCCAGCACGTCAAGCCCGGCAAGGGCCCCGCCTTCGTCCGCACGAAGATCAAGAACGTGCTCTCCGGCAAGACGGTCGACAAGACCTTCAACGCCGGCGTCAAGGTCGAGACCGCCACCGTCGACCGCCGCGACATGCAGTACCTGTACCGCGACGGCGACGACTTCGTCTTCATGGACTCCGACACCTACGAGCAGATCCCGATCTCCGCGGAGACGGTCGGCGACGCGGCGAACTTCCTCATCGAGAACCAGGACACCGTCGTCGCCATGCACGAGGGACAGGTGCTCTTCGTCGAGCTGCCCGCGTCCGTCGTCATGGAGATCACGTACACGGAGCCCGGCCTCCAGGGCGACCGTTCCTCCGCCGGCACCAAGCCGGCCACCATCGCCACCGGCTACGAGATCCAGGTCCCCCTGTTCCTCGAAACCGGCACCAAGGTCAAGGTGGACACCCGCACGGGTGACTACCTCGGCCGCGTCAACTGATCCGTCACTGAGTCCGTCCGGCCGCGTCAGTCGCGCTCGCCAGGACCGAAGGCCGGCCGTCCCGGTGCGTCGATCGGCGTACCGGGCGCCGGCACAAGGCGGGCCGTGAGCAGCGGGACGGACAGGCAACCGCGTGGCGCGGGCGCCTCGCGAAGGCGGCCTCCGGCCGCGCTCCCGCAGCAGCTGCCGACGGTGCCGAACCGCCACCGCCACCGGCATCGGGTGCACTGTCCGCGTGCAGTGAGCCGAGACAGACAAGACACCGCTCCACCGGAAGACAGAGAAGAGGACCTCCCGTGGCCGCACGAACCAAGGCCCGCCGGCGGGCGCTGGACGTCCTGTTCGAGGCCGACCAGAAGGGCATCACGTCGGCTGACGCGATGCTCGCGCTGCTCGAGCAGCGGCTGCACGTCACGGTCGCCCAGGGCGCGTTCCCGCAGTACGCGGTCGAGATCGTCGAGGGGGTCGTCGCGCACCGCGACGAGATCGACGAGCTCCTGAGCACCTACTCGCAGGGCTGGACCCTGGACCGGATGCCCACGGTCGACCGCTGCATCTTGCGCCTGGGCGCGTGGGAACTGCTCCACAACGACGACGTCCCGGACGCCGTCGCGGTCGACGAGGCCGTCCACCTCGCGGCCGAGCTCTCCACCGACGACTCGCCCGCATTCGTCAACGGCCTGCTCGGCCGGCTCCTGGACCTCAAGCCGACCCTCTGACGGGCGCGGCCCGACGGCCGCCTCGACGTGCCGACGACCGACTCGACGTGCCGACGACCGACTCGACGTGCCGACGACCGACTCGACGTGCCGACGACCGACTCGACGTGCCGACGACCGCCCGAGGGGTGAGGATCCTCCTCATGACTGACGGCATCATCGACGGCGCCCAACCCCTTCTCGACGAGATCGCCTCCCGGCTCGGCGGTGACGGCAACGGCCAGGACGGCGGGGCAGGCGTGACCGTGGCCGTCGCAGAGTCGCTCACGGCCGGCAAGATCGCCTCTCACCTGGGCGCAGCCAAGGCCTCCTCCACGTGGTTCGCGGGCGGCGTCGTCGCCTACACGAACGAGACCAAGTACCACGTGCTGGGCGTCGACCCGGGGCCGGTCGTGACCGCCTCCTGCGCGGAGCAGATGGCCGACGGCGTGGCGGAGCTGCTGAGCGCCGACGTCGCCGTCGCGGTGACGGGGGTGGGCGGCCCCGGCCCCGAGGAGGGCAAGGATGCCGGCACCGTCTACCTCAGCGGCCGTGCCGGCTCCCGCAAGGTCACCGAGGAGCTCGGCCTCGAGGGCGACCCGGCCCAGGTGGTCGAGGAGACCACGCTCCACGCCCTCCGCATGCTCGTCACCCTCCTGCGCGAGAGCGACTGAGGGACGCGCGTCATCGCGTCCCGCCCCACAGAGCCGCGAGAGCGACTGAGGGACGCGTCACACCCCGTCCCACCAGGCGGTGGCGCCGCGGGGCCCGCCCACCGTGCGCGGTAGCATCGCCGCGTCCGACATCCTTTAAGGCCCGTCCCGTGAGGCGGGGAAGGAGGTCCTCGTGGCCAGCACGCCCACGAGCGCCGGCGCAGAGCGCGCGGTGCTCACCGACTCCGACATCTCCCGCTCCCTCGTCCGCATCGCGCACGAGATCCTGGAACGCAACCAGGGCGGCGAGGACGTCGTCCTCCTGGGAATCCCCACCCGCGGGGTGCCGCTCGCCGAGCGCATCGCCCGGCGGATCGGCGAGACGGAGGGAACGTCCGTCCCGGTCGGCTCCCTCGACATCACGATGTACCGGGACGACCTGCGTGGTCAGCCCACCCGCACCCTCGGCCGCACCACCGTCCCGGACGGCGGCATCGACGACAAGGTCGTGGTCCTCGTCGACGACGTCCTGTACTCGGGCCGCACGATCCGCGCCGCCCTGGACGCGCTCAACGACCTGGGGCGGCCCGCCGCCGTCCAGCTCGCCGTGCTCGTCGACCGCGGTCACCGCCAGCTCCCCATCCGCGCCGACTTCGTCGGCAAGAACCTGCCGACGGCGCGCGCCGAGCGGGTGCGGGTCCAGCTCGCCGAGACCGACGACGGACGTCCCGACGCCGTGACGATCTCCACCCCGGCGGCCGGCCCGGCGGCGGGGCGGACCGCACGATGAGGCATCTGCTCTCCGCCGCGGACCTCACCCTCGACGAGGCGGTCGGCGTGCTCGACACCGCCGAGGCCATGGCGGCCACCCAGCACCGCATGATCAAGAAGCTCCCGACGCTGCGCGGGCGCACCGTGGTCAACCTCTTCTTCGAGGACTCCACCCGCACCCGGATCTCGTTCGAGGCCGCGGCCAAGCGCCTGAGCGCGGACGTCATCAACTTCTCCGCCAAGGGCTCGTCGGTCTCCAAGGGCGAGTCCCTCAAGGACACCGCGCTGACGCTCCAGGCGATGGGCGTCGACGGGGTGGTCATCCGCCACCACGACTCCGGGGCGCCGCACCGGCTCGCCCACTCTGGCTGGATCGACGTGCCCGTCCTCAACGCCGGTGACGGCACGCACCAGCACCCGACCCAGGCTCTGCTCGACGCCTTCACCATGCGTCGCCACCTCACCACGGGCGGCGACGCGCCCGCGCCGGAGGGCTCCTCCCTCGAGGGCGCGTCCGTGGTCATCGTCGGCGACGTCCTGCACTCACGGGTCGCCCGTTCCGACGTGCAGCTGCTGCACACCCTCGGCGCGAAGGTCACGCTCGTCGCGCCACCGACCCTGCTGCCCGTCGGCATGGAGTCCTGGCCGTGCACGGTGAGCTACGACCTCGACGCCGCGCTCGACGAGGCGCGCCCGGACGCCGTGATGATGCTGCGGGTCCAGCGTGAGCGGATGTCCTCGGCGGGCGGCGGGTTCTTCCCGTCCCCGCAGGAGTACCACCGCCTCTACGGGCTCGACGGCGCCCGGCTCGCCCGGCTGCCGGAGCGGGCGATCGTCATGCACCCCGGACCCATGAACCGCGGCCTGGAGATCAGTGCCGAGGCCGCCGACTCCTCACGCTCCACCATCGTCCAGCAGGTCGCCAACGGCGTCTCCGTGCGCATGGCCGTGCTCTACCTGCTCCTCGCCGGCGGCGAGGAGACCCCCGGAGGGATCTCATGACCGACTACCTCGTCCGCTCCGCCAGACCCCTCGGGGGAGAGGCGACCGACCTGCTGCTGCGCGACGGCGTCATCGCCGCCACGGGCGCCGACGCAGCCCGCGAGGCCGGCTCCGCCGTCGTCGTCGACGCCGACGGGCTGGTCGCCCTGCCCGGTCTCGTCGACCTGCACACCCACCTGCGCGAGCCGGGCCGCGAGGACGCCGAGACCGTCTTCACCGGCACCCGGGCGGCCGCGGCCGGCGGCTTCACCGCCGTGCACGCCATGGCCAACACGACGCCGGTCGCGGACACCGCGGGCGTCGTCGAGCAGGTGTGGAACCTCGGCCGCGAGGCGGGCTGGGTCGACGTCCACCCCGTGGGTGCCGTCTCCGTCGGCCTCGCCGGCGAGATGCTCGCCGAGCTCGGCGCCATGGCCACCTCGGCCGCCCGCGTCCGGGTCTTCTCCGACGACGGGAAGTGCGTCGCCGACCCCGTCCTGATGCGCCGGGCCCTGGAGTACGTCAAGGCCTTCGACGGCGTCGTCGCCCAGCACGCCCAGGAGCCTCGCCTCACCGAGGGCGCCCAGATGCACGAGGGCGCGGTCTCCGCCGAGCTCGGCCTCACCGGCTGGCCCGCCGTGGCGGAGGAGTCGATCATCGCCCGCGACGTGCTCCTCGCCGAGCACGTCGGCTCGCGCCTGCACGTGTGCCACCTCTCCACCGCCGGCAGCGTGGACATCGTCCGGTGGGCGAAGTCGCGGGGGATCGACGTCACCGCCGAGGTGACCCCCCACCACCTCATCCTCACCGACGAGCTCGCCCGCTCCTACGACCCGCGCTACAAGGTGAACCCGCCGCTGCGCACGGCGGAGGACGTCGAGGCGGTGCGCGCGGGGCTCGAGGACGGCACCATCGACATCGTCGCCACCGACCACGCCCCGCACCCCGTCGAGGACAAGGACTGCGAGTGGCCCGCGGGGGCGTTCGGCATGACGGGCCTGGAGACGGCGCTGCCCGTGGTCATCGAGACGATGGTCGAGACCGGGCGCCTCACCTGGGCGGACGTCGCGCGGGTCATGTCGACGGCGCCCGCCCGGATCGGAC
It encodes the following:
- the aroC gene encoding chorismate synthase, translating into MLRWLTAGESHGPALVGVLEGLPAGVQVTTEDIQGALARRRLGHGRGSRMKFEKDEVRILGGVRHGVSMGGPVAIEIGNTEWPKWETVMSADPVPPEALLVDAGTGDEREVARNRPLTRPRPGHADLVGMQKYDLRDARPVLERASARETAARVALGTVAAAFLEQVAGIRLVSHVVAIGPVAVPDDAPVPGPDDVTALDTDPVRCFDPATSAAMVAEIDQCQKDGDTLGGVVEVLAYGVPPGLGSHVSGDRRLDSRLAGAVMGIQAVKGVEIGDGFRTAARRGSAAHDEIVPGPDERLRRATNRAGGTEGGMSNGEVVRVRAAMKPISTVPRALATVDVTTGEPARAIHQRSDVCAVPPAAVVAEAMVALVLAQALLEKVGGDSVGESARNLRSYLDAIPEHLR
- a CDS encoding CinA family protein, which encodes MTDGIIDGAQPLLDEIASRLGGDGNGQDGGAGVTVAVAESLTAGKIASHLGAAKASSTWFAGGVVAYTNETKYHVLGVDPGPVVTASCAEQMADGVAELLSADVAVAVTGVGGPGPEEGKDAGTVYLSGRAGSRKVTEELGLEGDPAQVVEETTLHALRMLVTLLRESD
- the aroB gene encoding 3-dehydroquinate synthase — its product is MSGTRPRVVLVGLPGAGKTTVGRLLAGALDVDFVDTDLEVERAAGTSVPEYFRTHGEASFRELEHDVVVRMLAQHDGVLALGGGAVLHPGTQEALRGHTVVLLDVAAERALARVSLSGERPLLAGDPAGRFETLRRDRLPVYERVSTLTVSTSDRRPQDVAAEVLRAVWGAAASLPADVLARLDAAASGPALAATPTRIPVTGTAGYDVVVGRGLDDEVVRLVGEASRALLLHARATAPLARRHAAALEAAGVTAVLHTLPDAEDAKTLEVVARCWDLLGDERFGREDVVVAVGGGATTDVAGFVAASWLRGVRLVNVPTTLLGMVDAAVGGKTGINTAHGKNLVGAFHPPAGVVCDLDALTTLPVADLRAGLAEVVKAGFIADERILSLVEADGGLAAQDPGSDVLRELVERAVAVKARVVGEDLREAGLREILNYGHTFGHAVERTEGYRWRHGDAVAVGMVFAAELARAAGILAADVADRHRSVLGLLELPTTYRGGRWADLHDAMAHDKKVRGNVLRFVVLEDVARPTVLRGPAPEHLEAAYAAVTGARRSGPGPSAQGAEPQEHEQPLR
- a CDS encoding shikimate kinase, with protein sequence MSSPASPDLSSTSSSAGGTAGPQVVLVGPPGGGKSTVGALVAQRLGVAFLDTDEMVAERGGAPVGELIVDLGEEAFRALERDVVADALRSDGVLALGSGAVEDATESLQRYASAGGTVVMLDVSMAAGVPRVGLNAPRSVALGSARAQFAAMAAARRPSYERVAGTVVDTSSLTVDDVAAAVLATIGHS
- a CDS encoding aspartate carbamoyltransferase catalytic subunit, producing the protein MRHLLSAADLTLDEAVGVLDTAEAMAATQHRMIKKLPTLRGRTVVNLFFEDSTRTRISFEAAAKRLSADVINFSAKGSSVSKGESLKDTALTLQAMGVDGVVIRHHDSGAPHRLAHSGWIDVPVLNAGDGTHQHPTQALLDAFTMRRHLTTGGDAPAPEGSSLEGASVVIVGDVLHSRVARSDVQLLHTLGAKVTLVAPPTLLPVGMESWPCTVSYDLDAALDEARPDAVMMLRVQRERMSSAGGGFFPSPQEYHRLYGLDGARLARLPERAIVMHPGPMNRGLEISAEAADSSRSTIVQQVANGVSVRMAVLYLLLAGGEETPGGIS
- a CDS encoding prepilin peptidase, which encodes MAERSRPDADSVPAEKLPSAVDGVRADQSRAGAGAGAGVRAGADGAPTDLPLDEADSAPAVTEEEPSGIPAGTFTPALLTAAGVVAVLAAAALVGQPWPVVVAGAGLAALGLLLTVIDVRTHRLPDKLVGPGAVWLLVMLTLAAVVEGDLWALGRVVLAGVVSALGYLVLGLVRTGGLGLGDVKLGGVLGLWLGWFGWSAVLAGPMAAFLLGGVLACVLLLARRAGRNSEFAFGPWMILGAALATAGALTGNLLV
- the efp gene encoding elongation factor P, translating into MASTNDLKNGMVLVIDGQLWSVVEFQHVKPGKGPAFVRTKIKNVLSGKTVDKTFNAGVKVETATVDRRDMQYLYRDGDDFVFMDSDTYEQIPISAETVGDAANFLIENQDTVVAMHEGQVLFVELPASVVMEITYTEPGLQGDRSSAGTKPATIATGYEIQVPLFLETGTKVKVDTRTGDYLGRVN
- the pyrR gene encoding bifunctional pyr operon transcriptional regulator/uracil phosphoribosyltransferase PyrR, translated to MASTPTSAGAERAVLTDSDISRSLVRIAHEILERNQGGEDVVLLGIPTRGVPLAERIARRIGETEGTSVPVGSLDITMYRDDLRGQPTRTLGRTTVPDGGIDDKVVVLVDDVLYSGRTIRAALDALNDLGRPAAVQLAVLVDRGHRQLPIRADFVGKNLPTARAERVRVQLAETDDGRPDAVTISTPAAGPAAGRTAR
- a CDS encoding dihydroorotase, with amino-acid sequence MTDYLVRSARPLGGEATDLLLRDGVIAATGADAAREAGSAVVVDADGLVALPGLVDLHTHLREPGREDAETVFTGTRAAAAGGFTAVHAMANTTPVADTAGVVEQVWNLGREAGWVDVHPVGAVSVGLAGEMLAELGAMATSAARVRVFSDDGKCVADPVLMRRALEYVKAFDGVVAQHAQEPRLTEGAQMHEGAVSAELGLTGWPAVAEESIIARDVLLAEHVGSRLHVCHLSTAGSVDIVRWAKSRGIDVTAEVTPHHLILTDELARSYDPRYKVNPPLRTAEDVEAVRAGLEDGTIDIVATDHAPHPVEDKDCEWPAGAFGMTGLETALPVVIETMVETGRLTWADVARVMSTAPARIGRVSDQGRPLTVGEPANLTLVDPSVRRVVDPAAQLTRSTNSPFAGTELPGRVMATFLRGRATVLDGAPVAREEVGA
- the nusB gene encoding transcription antitermination factor NusB: MAARTKARRRALDVLFEADQKGITSADAMLALLEQRLHVTVAQGAFPQYAVEIVEGVVAHRDEIDELLSTYSQGWTLDRMPTVDRCILRLGAWELLHNDDVPDAVAVDEAVHLAAELSTDDSPAFVNGLLGRLLDLKPTL